A stretch of DNA from Leopardus geoffroyi isolate Oge1 chromosome B3, O.geoffroyi_Oge1_pat1.0, whole genome shotgun sequence:
TCTTTAAGGAACTTTTCAggttctatcatttattttaacGACTTGATAACTTGTATTAGCTCACTTCACCCCACAGTAAGTTTTCAGCAATCCAAAGGCAGAAACCACActtcatttatctttgttttctctgaCTTAGCACACTCCTAGAGTAACTTGAACTGAATTAAATCAGATTGAGACTCAGTTCAGAAATCACTTTCTCAACTCATGCTCATAGATTTTTACAGGTGGAAATCACCTGAGCAAATCATCTgattttacaagtgagaaaaaacAAGGGTCACAGAGGTGAAGTTACTTGCCCAGTCTGTCCTAGCTGCCCTTGCCTTTGTTTGCACTATTCTGGTGATACTACTTGCAACCTTGTCTTAGAAAGGTCTGTTTTCACGTCGCCTCTCCCTTCCTGAATATAAGCGTCTTAACCTCGACACATTGCTCCCTAGGTGATTTTAGTTTGCCATTTTGATACTGGAAATGTAGATTGGGAGTAGCTGGTTTCAGCAAATGTGTAGGTGGACTGCCTGAATGGTCATCAGCTGGCGACACTGCAGGCAGACTCCAACCCAAAGTTGAAGAATGAAACTTAATATCAAGGCTGGAAGGAACCTTCCAGACCATCCAATCcagcctctcttttgttttttgttttttgttttttttttttttgcagcaaagAAACCAGGAAACAGAGACAGGAGTGACTTGTTCAATAACTTTGAGTGGCAAATGACTCATCAACTTCATTGGCACAAGAGCATTGACTTTGAAGTTGTAAAGCAAGTTACTGTGTGTTTGGGACTCTGATTGCCAGCTGATAACCTAATACGAATACTGTTTTGTGTGTCTAGATCAAATGATGCTGTTTGGAAAAATTTCCCAGCAGTTGTGTGGCTTAAAGAAACTCCCATGGTCATGTGACTGCAGATACTTCTGGGGCTGGTTGAATGCAGTGTTTAATAAGTAAGTTACTCTAAGGTGAAGAAACATGGTAATTATTATAGCTGATGAGTTTCCAGTAGCTAATTTggttatttcttgtatttcaaatatcttttgttttgtaAAGTATGTGCAATATGATCCTAATTTTGTTTAATaacaaaacatacatacaaacattgAATAAAGAccagaaaatattaacattactaatataaaatattaactaattggGTTCCAGTCAAGATTTCAGTGATTTTTGTTACTTGTCCTTTCAATACCATTcaagttttctaaaatgaaaggGATCTTAAGGGATGTAGTTAGCCTTTTAAATACTACCATGGGGactcaagttttttaaaaagtgggtggCATGCTTTGAAATATCATTctgagggtgcctgagtggctcagtcagctaagcgtctgactcttgatatcagctcaggtcatgatctcattgtttgtgagttcaagcctgtgtcgggctccactgtcagtgtggagcctgcttgggattctgtctctcccttgctctctgtccctaccccacttgctctctctttctctctctctccctgtattaaaataaacatttaaagatttaaaaaaacgaAATATCATTTTGAAACTAATGAAACTCATCTGCTTGTTGCTTAATACAGCTTTAATACCACCAACTAGCGAGAAAggcaaatgtaaaaattaaataattaaaaattaatgacattAATTTGAACAGATttgaaattattccattttatcttttatcattaaaaaaaaaaaaaaaacaataacccaGTATAGTCGTTCATTCAACATGTAGTTACCGAGTACCTCCTGgtgtcaagcactgtgctacATGTGAATCAATGAAGGTACATGTCTGCCTGATAAACTCATATACAAACAATAGGCCTAGACAGAGTTCACttgggaacaaaagaaaaacaaaaaagggagccGGAAGAGCCCTCATGTTTTTTTACATGACTCTCACGAGTATACTTCCCTCCCTCTCAGTCATTTGAAAGGAAAAGTTGTTGCTGTACTGTATTTATGTTGACGGACTGCAGTTAAGCAGCTAGCGATTATGCTAAAAACGaactatttttgttctttgccGACAGAGTGGATTATGAACGCATCAGGGATGTGGGACCCGATAGGGCAGCATCGGAGTGGCTGCTGCGCTGTGGGGCCATGGTGCGCTACCACGGCCAGGAGAGGTGGCAGAAGGACTACAACCACCTCCCCACAGGACCTCTGGACAAGTACAAGATTCAGGCAATTGATGCCACCGACTCTTGTATCATGAGCATTGGATTTGATTACATGGGTAACTACCCTGTCATTTGCTTATGGGAAACGGAGGTGCTTTGCAGTGACATTTTGTTGCAGTTGATTCACTGTTACAGTCAGAGGTGTGTCCTTTTTTGCCCTTGTCAGTACAATCCAGCTTGTTTTTTCctgtgtatgattttttaaattaaatagataTTACAAacaccttcctctcctttctctttccactaAGCTTATCTCTACATGACTTTATTTTGTGCTTATTGGTTTAAAATTCAAGGCCTGGTTTATCAAACTGTCAAATTTCTGTCATTTGAGAAACCCTCAATAATGTGAGAATAATTGTACACATACAGCTTTTGCTGGTGTGGGCCCTTCTTTCCTCCAGTACATGGGCATCTGATTACAGAATGGACCTATATTATATAGTGAATAGTTTGTATGGTTAATAGGGTGACTAATCATCCAAGTTTTCCTGGGGACTGAGAGGTTTCTGAGGACATAGGATTTCCAATCCTAAAACCAGAATAGTCCTAGGCAAACTAGGATAGTTGGTTATCTTAATGATAAAGCAGAttcttaaaatgtatcttttatctCCTAGAGGGCCTACAGCATGTTGAAAAAATAAGGCTATGCAAGTGTCATTATATCGAGGATGACTGTTTGGAGAAACTTGGTAAActtgaaaatttacaaaagagcgtattggaaatggaaataatttcatGTGGGAATGTCACAGACAAAGGCATCATTGCTTTATATCACTTAAGGTAGGTGGTCAGTGCCAAAATGGAAACTTGATGTTAAAAGtgaataattagaattttaattttaaaaagtgaataattagaattttaattttaaaaaactttaagtaaactctactcacaacatggggctccaactcacaaccccaaggtcaagagttgcatgctctaccaactgagccagacaggttcCCTgaataattagaatttaaaacaattaagaggtggagcctttttttttaaattcagaaaaatataagaaaatgacttaactttcttccaaaataaaacagttaaaattatCAACCTTAATACATTGTCTTATTGCATTTTTAAGGGGGcatcttctttaaaaagtaaatgtacatCAAGCATCTAGCATGGTGACTGCTACAATAGGCCATCAATGGGCATTTGCCATTATCCTTCCTGtccattttttgaagaatttttcctGATGTTCTGACAATAACCTCAGTATCACAGAAAGTTTgagaaattttaagttaattttttttagtaatctctgtacccaccctgaggctcaaacccacaaccccaagatcaagagtctcaacgctctactgactgagtcagctaggttcccccacccccacttttaagtttattttttttttagtagagaaATTTTAAGCATCAGAACCAAAAGTAGTAGACTGTCTCTTATATTAGTTGAAGGTTTGAAGCTTCATCTTTTAATGAAGTTCTTTTAAgaactttcccattttttttttcttgtctggatTAAGATTCATATTTAGTGTTTCACATGCAAAGGAGTTCTATGGCATAATACATATACTGTATTTGGAAAGATTCAGCTAGAATTACTGATATAATTCAGAACAACTCAACCTTCCAAAGTCTGGCTTAGCTCCTAGaatgaatttcatttaaaatagcactCTTAACACTACTGTTCTAAAAGTCATTTTGAAAGTATAGTGTAATATAAACACATTCTATGTGCAATGTTTTTTAGGCCAGTGAATACAGTTTATTGTTCATGCTATAAGAGTAAAGGCAAAACcaaagtagctttttttttccttctctttttgcagaaacctgaaatatttattgttaaGTGATCTTCCTggagtaagagaaaaagaaaaccttatccGAGCCTTTAAGACAGCACTGCCTTCTCTGGAACTAAAATTAGACTTGAagtaaaataatcatatttaagAAGTATCGTATTTCAATATAAAGTATCATTTGAAATTGTTGATCCTAAAcatcataaatattatataataatcaacAGACCCTAAGGATATTCAGTCATGACATTTCAGAAGCAGAGTCCATCATGTAGAAAATATTCAGACATGACTCACTGAAGTTACTAAGTtggaagtaaaaatatatgtacattaaatccttttaggaaaaatggaaacaaggtAGCAGTTTAATTCTAATATGTTCCTCATTTTATATAGAAATCTGTACAGTATGTAGATACTGacagagttctttaaaaatttttttttttcaacgtttatttatttttgggacagagagagacagagcatgaacgggggaggggcagagagagagggagacacagaatcggaaacaggctccaggctctgagccatcagcccagagcctgacgcggggctcgaactcacggaccgcgagatcgtgacctggctgaagtcggacgcccaaccgactgcgccacccaggcgccccaagagttctTTAAAGTGATTTAAATGTGCAACACAGAtattctttattgtattttatcagtaatttatgttaatgttacattttactttaaagCTATTGAAGCATGTTACTATAAATGTATAGttatgaaaaactgaaagctaagTTTCAGATTCATTGATGAATTATGAAAGGCAGTCATTGGTTGTTGAGGCATCCATATTGCTTCCCAGGATTTGCATTCATTTCTCATGACTCTACATTCCTTTGTTCTTTATAACCTACACCTTTCTCTGAATGAATAGTTTCTGGctaatttgtctattttgtaAGCTTAGTCGGGTGTTTTATTAAAACTAGACATAAATATTTGGCTGAATTCAAATAGTTTTGCAACTGCAgtagaacaaaggaaataatcatgaaGACCATACTTTTTGCTTAAATTAAAATACTGCTTTAAACCAAAAATTTTGACATGCCAACTAGAAACTAATTTCAATTTCCCCATATATGTTGGGTACTGCTTCCTATGACTTCAAGGGACATCAAAAAGAagtataaacacaaaattcaatttATATCTAGAAAGCAGTGATAAAGAATATCACAAATAGGTAAAAACAGATCTTTAATTTTACCTGCTTGAAATGGCCCTGGTTctattattgttaattataggCCAACTTGTCTGTAGATTTCTGTATGTCTGGTTCTTGAACATAAACTATACGGTCTTGAATAGAACCTTagctggaaataattttaaaataaacactgtatgaTGCAGCATTGGGGTAGAAAAAGTGGATTTTAATTGTGTTTAGAAACCAGCTTATGTAAATAGCACATACCACAAATGATATACTATTTACGAATAATTGCCACTGTCAtttacaaaatcagaaaataacaaattaaaaagactaGGTTGTAAAACAGTCTTATGTGAAACAATAGTGACTCCATGCTGAATGAATGATTACAGATATGGTTGAATTAAGCATTAGTGCACATTTAGaactcattagaaaaaaatgaatgcttcCATCTCAGATTTGTTTGCTTATTGTGTGGTGAGGCAACTGATTCACCACAATTTAGTCTGCAACTACTTTTGTATTCTAAATGGTTTTCTATAAAACTACTGGATAAATTAGGCAGTTATAATCATCTGCCTCGTCAAGTACATTGTTttgggttaaaaagaaaaacacaaaatgtaaacTCTTCACAGAAGTGGGCTGTCCTTCTTTGCCATTTGAATCAAAGCCACATAAGAAGAATCAGATAATGCCGAGACTAGTATTTAACCCACTGTCAGCTCCTTGCAAGAAGCCACATACATCAGGAAGCCTTAGAATATCATTAACCTGGCTGGAGTGGCCAAAATTATTGAACAGATGCCTAAATTTGGTGAGTTACTTAGCAGTAAAGAATAAAGTCATATGCTGTCATGAAGGAAGTTACTATAGCAGTAAACTAGtaagagaacagaagaaatgttCTGAAGATACCGTAAAATACAACATCTAAAACTATGGCTGAGAATGACTAGGACACAGCAGCAGCCCATCAGCCAAAACTGGCAGTCAGCTATAAGAAACAGACGTGAGCTTCATTTTACCCTGTGTTCAGGGGACAGGAGTGATGAAGCTTTTTGAAGAGTGGTAGCCCGCGTCAAAGCTAATTATAGGTCATCATTTCAAGTCTCACAATACAAAGCTAGGAATCTTCAGTATCAATTTGGACTACTCTGTTATTTTTATCAGTTCTTAGCatagtatatgtatacacacacttaTATGTGTACagacacatatgcatatgtatacacatatacatacagataGCATAAAAAAGTATTTCAGGAAAAATAGGAGTTTACAACCTCACGTCTTTCATGATCCAAGTAAAAACTCAAGCAATTTCTTCCAAATCCCAGATTACTGTAGATAGTCCTGCCCATAGATCTGTCTCCAAGTCTGGGGCTGAGCTGGAGAGAATGAAGAATAATTACTCTCAGGCTGATAGGCTCAGTTCCCAGGAAGCCTGCAGGGCTCGTTCTACCTCTTGATCGCCTTGGTCTGCCACCAGCCTTCACACCACTGTTTGCATGGGGAATTGGGTAACCTGTGGATGGGTTATATAAACCCATCTTGCCTGCAAAAATGACTAAGATGCATCCTTTACTAAAGGTAAAGACCAAAGCATATGTAAGAAATGTCTAGAAATATCATTAAGTTTGTAATTTTGTTATGATaatccatgatttttaaaaatattaagcaactCTTCAATAttcca
This window harbors:
- the DMAC2L gene encoding ATP synthase subunit s, mitochondrial, producing MMLFGKISQQLCGLKKLPWSCDCRYFWGWLNAVFNKVDYERIRDVGPDRAASEWLLRCGAMVRYHGQERWQKDYNHLPTGPLDKYKIQAIDATDSCIMSIGFDYMEGLQHVEKIRLCKCHYIEDDCLEKLGKLENLQKSVLEMEIISCGNVTDKGIIALYHLRNLKYLLLSDLPGVREKENLIRAFKTALPSLELKLDLK